From the genome of Bradyrhizobium sp. SZCCHNS1050, one region includes:
- a CDS encoding DUF2497 domain-containing protein, translated as MTQPAKVQEPSMEEILASIRRIIADDEGKPPAADKAAAPEPVKAEKPAAPAAKPVMNDIPPSKIAAAAPAKPAPPPPAPPAASASNNQDDIDALLAGLDETTPVAEVRPAEPEPEPEVLELTDDMAVAPPTPAPAPAAASFRKVDPRDDIEFIEAGRLNQKAASFESAFEQVTPKQPILAPSTVNAVESAFNALANTVLSNNARTLEDLVKEMLRPMLKSWLDDNLPALVERIVKAEIERVSRGR; from the coding sequence ATGACGCAGCCTGCGAAGGTCCAAGAACCCTCCATGGAGGAGATTCTGGCGTCGATCCGGCGTATCATTGCCGACGACGAGGGTAAGCCGCCGGCGGCAGACAAGGCCGCCGCGCCGGAGCCGGTCAAGGCCGAGAAGCCGGCGGCCCCGGCTGCGAAGCCGGTAATGAACGACATCCCACCTTCAAAGATCGCTGCTGCGGCTCCCGCCAAGCCCGCACCTCCGCCTCCCGCGCCGCCGGCGGCGTCCGCAAGCAACAACCAGGATGACATTGACGCATTGCTGGCGGGTTTGGATGAAACGACTCCGGTCGCAGAGGTTCGGCCGGCAGAACCCGAGCCCGAACCTGAAGTACTCGAGTTGACCGACGACATGGCAGTGGCCCCACCGACTCCAGCGCCAGCCCCCGCCGCGGCATCCTTCCGAAAGGTGGATCCGCGGGACGATATCGAGTTCATCGAGGCCGGGCGGCTCAATCAGAAGGCTGCCAGCTTCGAGTCCGCGTTCGAGCAAGTCACACCGAAGCAGCCGATCCTGGCCCCATCGACGGTGAACGCCGTCGAATCGGCGTTCAACGCGCTGGCCAATACGGTGCTGAGCAACAACGCCCGGACGCTCGAGGACCTCGTCAAGGAGATGCTGCGTCCGATGCTGAAATCGTGGCTGGATGACAATCTTCCGGCCCTGGTGGAGCGCATCGTCAAGGCCGAGATCGAGCGCGTCTCGCGCGGCCGCTGA